One Natronomonas gomsonensis genomic window, GGGGTACGGAATCGGCGTCCCGGGGTCGTGCAGCGAGACCGGCGGCTTGATGAAGAAGTCCGGCATCTCCGGCACCTCGTAGTCCATTTGGTCGACCTTCTCGCCGAAGTTGCGACCGACACAGTAGAACACGGATGGTTCACACGGCGCCAGCAAATCGTACTGAGCGGGTTCGTACGTCCCGTCCTCGGTGTGGACGGTGCCGTCGTCGTCGTACTCGCCTTTGAGAACGCCGTCGGGCGTCTCGATGCGTGCCTGTTTCATGTTGGGGCCGGCGGCCGCCCCGGACTTACGTGTTGTTATCGTCACCGAGGGTGTCACGTCGACGATGGGTGTGATGGCCGCCTTTCCCCCTTCGCAAACCCTTGTCTGTCGCCATCCTCTCGTTGTCTACCGTATCTACCTCTTAAAACTCGGCTTGGCTTTCCCATCAGCAGTCGTCATCACAACGGACCGATGTCGTCGACTGAGACGACGACGAGCGTTCGGTCCTCGCCGGACATCGGTGAGGCGCTGACGGTCAGCCAGAAATCCCGGCTCGGAAGCGACGCTTCGCAGTCGACGCCTCGAATCGCGGTTCCGGCGCTGGCGACGACCTCCCAGAGGTACTCACCGTCGGCAATCGGTTCTCCGTCGGCGTTCCGGAAGGTCACCGACGGCTCCGCCGGTGAGAGACCGATTAGCTCCTGTCGCTCCATGCCGAACACCTCGGCGGCCCGGTCGTTCGCCCGCCGGATGTGGCCGTCCCGCTCCATCAACAGCAACGGCGTCGGACTTACCTCAAGGATTCGGTCGGTGAGGTCCCGCTCCCGACGCAGGCGCCGTTCGGTTTCGCGACGCTCGCTTATATCGCGACTGTTGACGATGAACCCATCTATGTCCGGGTCGTCGAGTCGGTTGGCACCTCGGGATTCGATGCACCGCCAGTCGCCGCTTTTGTGTCGGAAGCGGTACTCGACGGTGGGTCGGTAGTCGGGGTTCGACAGCGATTTGGCGAACTCGCGTTCGACGCGCTCGCGGTCCTCGTCGTGGACCCTATCGAAGGCGCTCTCGCCGCGGAGTTCCCGTGGCGCGAACCCCGTCACCTCCTCCATCGAGGGGCTGACGTACTGGAAGGTGCCGGTGTCGTCGAGGACACACACCGTCGCCGGGGAGTGTTCGATGAGGGCTCGAAACCGAGCGCGTTCGGTACGGATGGCTTCGGTGGCCTGCTCTCGTGTCCGTTCGACCTGTTCGGTCGCCCGCCGTGCGTCGACGACGCTCTCGACTCGGTGTGCAAGGCGAGTAAACCGCTCTGATCCGCCCGATTTCGTGATGTAATCGGTGACGCCCAGCGAGATGGCGTCGCTCGCGACGTTCTCGGAGCCTTCGCTTGTAAAGAGGATGAAGGGAATGTCGTCGTTGAGGACGCGGACCTGTCGGAGTAACTCCAGTCCGTCGGTACTGGGCATCTCGTAATCGGAGACGATGCAGTCGAACTCATCGAGGCGGTCTGTCACCGTCTCCGGGTCGGTTATCGGTGTCGCCCGGAGCCGGCCGCTCGTCGATTCGAGGCCCTCCGCGGTGAGGTCGCACAGCTCCGCGTAGTCGTCGACGCACGCGACCGATATCGGCCGCTCGATGGCCGCCTCAGAGGCCGATGTCGAATTTATCGCCATTTGTGAACACGGATTATACACTCATGGTATAAATTCTATGGTCACTATCGCTGGACGAAATGCACCGATGCGGTCACTCGGAGGGGTACGCGACCGACAGCGCCTCCGGGACCACTTCGAGTTCGGCCGCAGTTACCGGCTCCGAGACGGGCGTTCCGTCGAGTTCGACCGGGAGTCCCGCCTCCGAACGGAGCCGTACGGTCTCACCCGTGGCGTATCGAACCGACGGGTCCTCGATTATCCGCCCCGCTCTGGCTCGCCTCGCGAGTCGAACGGCCTCACGAGGCCCGACCGATTCCACAACGAGGGTGTGGAGGAGTCCGTCGCCGCGTCTGGACTCCGGGAGCAGTTCGAAGTCGCTCCCGCGGTAGCGGCCGCCGCCGATGGCGACGATTCGTGCGGCGCCGTGATACATCGGGTCGCCGCCGACCGACAGCGACAGTTCGACGGGGTCGTCGGCCAGCGTCGCCCACCCGGTCGCGAGGAGGTACGCGAGCGGGCCGGGCAGGCGTCGCAATCGCTCGGCGTGGCCGAGTGCGCTCCGGAACAGTCCGGCAGTAAATCCGAGCACGAAATACGTCGGGCCGATTCGAGGTGTCGTGTCGGCTCGACCGACCTCCAGCGGCCGCGTCTCGATTCCGTCGGCCAACCGGGCGGCGACGCTCCGCCAGTCGGAATCGCCGTAGAGATGTCGATACGAGGAGTTCCCCCTGCCGGCCGGAACGACGAACAGCGGCGTTTCGATGTCGGCATCGACGAGCGCCGCGGCTACTTCACGGAGGGTTCCGTCGCCACCGATAGCGACCACGAGGTCGGCCCACCTCGCTTGCTCTATCGCCGCGGTGGGAACGTCGTCTGCACCGGTCGTGATGGCCGCATCGACATCGGCCTCGGGGAACTGCGCGGACAGGTCGGCGAACAACTCCGCCGCGTTCCCGCTGCCGGATTGTGGATTGACGACCGCACCGACGCGTTCGGGTTTCACGGTGACTCCTCCGGAGCGAACGCCCCAAGCGAGACGGACGGGGCGCTGTCGACGGCGAACAGTTCGTCGACGCGTTGGGTCGCATCCGACGGTCCCACACCGGCGGCTTCGAGTCCCGACCGACACTTGTTGCGGGCGACCGCCCGTATCTCTTCGAGCGGCTTGCCGGCGAACCCCGAGGGATGGTCGACGGTCGTCTCGATGGTCCGGCCGTCGGCGGTGGTCACCTCGACCCGGGCACCCATCCGCTTGTCGGCCTCGGAGAGGTCGGTCGGGAGTGGTCGCTTGCGGGCGAACCGCAGCAGCGTCGGGAGATGTCGAAGCGTCGCGCCGACGCCGACGGTTT contains:
- a CDS encoding diacylglycerol/lipid kinase family protein; translation: MKPERVGAVVNPQSGSGNAAELFADLSAQFPEADVDAAITTGADDVPTAAIEQARWADLVVAIGGDGTLREVAAALVDADIETPLFVVPAGRGNSSYRHLYGDSDWRSVAARLADGIETRPLEVGRADTTPRIGPTYFVLGFTAGLFRSALGHAERLRRLPGPLAYLLATGWATLADDPVELSLSVGGDPMYHGAARIVAIGGGRYRGSDFELLPESRRGDGLLHTLVVESVGPREAVRLARRARAGRIIEDPSVRYATGETVRLRSEAGLPVELDGTPVSEPVTAAELEVVPEALSVAYPSE
- a CDS encoding PAS domain-containing response regulator, with the translated sequence MAINSTSASEAAIERPISVACVDDYAELCDLTAEGLESTSGRLRATPITDPETVTDRLDEFDCIVSDYEMPSTDGLELLRQVRVLNDDIPFILFTSEGSENVASDAISLGVTDYITKSGGSERFTRLAHRVESVVDARRATEQVERTREQATEAIRTERARFRALIEHSPATVCVLDDTGTFQYVSPSMEEVTGFAPRELRGESAFDRVHDEDRERVEREFAKSLSNPDYRPTVEYRFRHKSGDWRCIESRGANRLDDPDIDGFIVNSRDISERRETERRLRRERDLTDRILEVSPTPLLLMERDGHIRRANDRAAEVFGMERQELIGLSPAEPSVTFRNADGEPIADGEYLWEVVASAGTAIRGVDCEASLPSRDFWLTVSASPMSGEDRTLVVVSVDDIGPL